Part of the Halopenitus persicus genome is shown below.
TTGGACGCGATGGGATAATACCTGCTCAATGATGAACGATTAGGAAAGATTTATGTATGAGAGCACGACATGCTACTGTAGACCTCACGATGACTTCCCACACACCCGAATCGAGCGATACGTCCGGAACGGGACGGTCGATGGCCTCTCGCCGTCGGTTCGTCCAGGCGGCCGGCGCGGTCGGTACCGCGGCGGTGGCCGGCTGTCTCGGCGGCGGCGGCACGACCGAACTGAACGTCCTCACCTGGGAGGGCTACGGCACGGACGCGATCGTTGACGCGTTCGAGTCGGAGCACGACGCGACGGTCAACATCAGCCTCCTCTCGAGCGACCCCGAGGGGCTGAACATCCTCGAGAGCGGCGGAACGGAGGATTACGACCTGCTCACGCTCAACAACACGTGGGCGGCCCGCCACGCGGAGGCGGGGACGATCGAACCGCTTTCGCCGGACGATTTCCCGGCGATGGATAACTTCCTGAGCGAGTTCCAGTGGCCGTTCAGCTCCTTCGAGTACGACGACGAGATGTACGCGCTCCCGACCCGGTGGGGGTGGGACACGCTCACCGTCAACACGAACCAGGTCGAGGAAGGCCACTACGACTCCTACGAGGTCCTCTGGACGGGCGGTCCGGACGGACAGTACTCGAACCGGATGGGGATCATGGACTGGCCGACCTGGAACATCCCCAAGATCGCCCAGACGCTCGGGTACCCGCCGTTCGAGCAGACCGACGAGCAGCTGGACGACGTCTTCGACCACCTGGTGCAGATGTTCAACCAGTTCACCGCGATCTACAGCGGGACCAGCGCCATCCGGCAGGCGTTCCTCCAGGAGGACATCGTCATCTCGCCGGTCGGGAACTTCACGATGTCTGAGCTGCGCGCGGAGGGGAACGACTGGGTCAACGTCGTCCTGCCCGAGCAGGGCGGGATGCAGTGGACGGAGGGGATGTGTCTGGTGAAGGACCCCTCGGATCGCGAGCTCGCGATCGAGTTTATGAACACGGTCATCTCACCGGAGGGCCAGCGAAGCATCGCCTGGGAGCCCGCGGCGAAGAGCCCGCCGGTCAACACGGAGTCGTTCGACCTCTTCAGCGCCGACGAGCAGGAGGCGCTGATGTTCACCGACGAGGGCTTCGCCGCCGCCGAGGAGATCGCCAACCGAACCACGCCCTACGAGTTCTCCCCCATGACCGATCAGTGGACGGATATGTGGGAGGAAGCGAAGGCCGAAAGCAGCATCTAGACGCCCGCAGCAGCCTTCAACACCCCGGCGTTCATTACCCGGGAGATCATTATGAGCACCAAAATGGATACACACGACCCCGAGGAATCGGCCGACACGGACCACGACGAGGCGACGGACCGGGACGGGGGGACGGCCCTGGCCACGAACCGCGCCGCCGCGACGTCGACGCGGGGCACCGTGCAGCTGGACGCGCTCAGAAAGGAGTTCGACGACGTCGTCGCGGTCGACGGCGTGAACCTCGAGATCGAAGCCGGGGAGTTCCTCACGCTGTTGGGGCCCTCCGGGTGCGGGAAGTCGACCACGTTGCGGATGATAAGCGGCCTCGAGACCCCGACCGACGGGACGGTGTCGATAAGCGGCGAGGACGTGACGAACCTGCCAGCCAACGCGCGCAACACCAGTATGGTGTTCCAGGAGTGGGCGCTGTTCCCCCATATGACCGTCGAGGAGAACATCTCCTTCGGCCTCGAGATGGACGGCGTTCCCGAGGACGAGCGCGAGACGCGCGTCACGGAGGCGCTGGAGATGGTCGAGCTGCCGGGCTATCACGAGCGCCCGGCAACGGAGCTGTCGGGCGGCCAGAAACAGCGCGTCGCGATGGCACGCGCGATCGTCCGTGAACCAGACGTTCTCCTGCTCGACGAGCCGCTGGCGAGCCTCGACCGGAAGCTGCGTCAGCACATGCAGGTCGAGCTCAAGGAGATCCAGGAGCAGCTGGGGATCACGTTCATCTACGTGACCCACGACCAGGAGGAGGCGCTGACGATGTCCGACCGGATCGCGGTGATGAACGACGGGCGGATCGAGCAGGTCGGCCCGACCGACTCGCTGTATAAGTCGCCGGAGACGCAGTTCGTCGCCACGTTCATCGGCGAGACGAACCTGTTCGAGGGGACGATCGACGGCGGCGGCACCGCCCTCGAGACCGACGACGGACCGAACGTCGCCATCGGCGAGTATCCCGACCACGCGGGCCGCTCCGTCGGGGTCTCGATCCGACCCGAGGAGGTCGTCCTCACGCCGCCCGGCGAGAGCCGCGGCTACGCCAACGAGTGGGCCGGCACCGTCACCGACGCCATTTATAAGGGGTCGCTGAAGGTGTATCAGGTCGACGTCGACGGCCACGCCTTCCAGGTCGAGCGGCAGGTCAACGAGGAGGTCGACGAGTTCGAGGCCGGCGACGACGTCACGGTGAGCTTCCCGGTCGGCGCCTGTGAAGTGATCCTCGAGTAGGGGCGATCGGCCGGTCCTTTTTAAATAGTGTGCCAATAGTGTGCCGATCGAAGCGGCCGAACGGGTCGCCGTCAGCGGCCGAACGGGTCGCCGTCAGCGGCCGATCGCTTCGACGTCCGGATACGTCTCGGCCCATGGATTCCGGCGTTCGGCGGCCGCGCTGGCGGCCAGGATCGTTTCCTCGTCGAACCGTGACCCCACGAGCTGGGCGCCGATCGGGAGCCCCGACTCGGAGAGTCCGGCCGGCACCGACGCGGCGGGATGGCCGCTGAGGTTCATCGGCCAGGTGAGCAGCCAGTCGATGTACGGGTCGATCGGCTGCCCGTCGATCGTCTCGGGCCCCATCGTTCCGGCCTCGAAGGGCGGACACGCCAGCGTCGGGGTGAGAAGCAGGTCGTACTCGTCGAGGACGTCCTGCAGCCCGTCGTACACCGTGGTTCGAACGACGTCGGCCTGTTTGAACGCGACCGCGTCGTGGGCGTAGCCGTTCTCGAGGCGGTCGGCGAACGTGGGGGTGAGCTCCTCACGGTGGTCGCCGAGGAGGTCGATACCCTGCCGACGCCGGATGCTCTCCGCCATCGAGGCCAACGTCGATTCGAAGAGCGTGATCTCCGCGCCGCGCATCGTTGCAAGCGAGACGTCGAAGTCGGGATCGACTCGGTCGACGGTGGCACCGCCCGATCGGAGCACGTCGGCGAAGTCGTCGACCGTTTCGGTCACCTCGGGTTCGGTCTCGAAGACCCCCAAGTCGGGGCTATACGCGACCGACAGGTCGTCGATCGGGCGACGCGTCGCGGCCACATAGTCCGCCCCCTCGTCGGAGACGCTGATCGGGTCCCGCGGGTGCATTCCGGCGATGACGTCGAGCAGGAGCGCGCTGTCGCCGACGGTTCGGGTGAGCCCGCCGAGGGACATGAACGGGGCTGCCGAGACGAGGGCATCGGGCCGTGACGCTTCCGGAACGAGACCAGTGGTGGGTTTGAGGCCGTAGACGCCACACGCGCTCGCGGGGATCCGGATCGATCCGGCGGCGTCGGACCCGAGCGCGATCGGGACCGTCCCGGCGGCGACGGCGGCGGCGCTTCCTCCGGACGACCCGCCGGCCGTACGGGTCGGATCGAAGGGGTTTCCGGTCGTTCCGAACAGCGGGTTGGAGGTGTCACCGAGGTGGCCGAACTCCGGGGAGTTCGTCGACCCGACGACGATCGCACCGGCGTCCTGCAGGCGCCGGACGATGACGGACGTCGTCTCGGGAACGGCGTCCTCGAAGACCGCCGAGCCGTACGTGCACGGCAGTCCCTCGATGAACGAGTCGAGGTCCTTGAGCGCGATCGGGACGCCGTGGAGCCGGCCGAGCGGGTCGCCCGTTTCGACGGCTTCGGTCGCCGCGGCGGCCTCCTCGCGCGCCTCCTCCTCGCGGAGCTGGACGAAGGCGTTGATCGCGTCGTTCGTCGCCGCGATGCGGTCGTAGGCGGCGTCGACGGCCGCGGCCGGCGTGACCTCGCCGTCCTCGATCGCGGCCGCGAGCCGCCGGGCGGAGCGTGGCGTCGGCTCGGTCGTGGGGTCGGTAGCGTCGGTCATATCCTCGTCCGTGGCGTTGGTGTCGGTCATCGTGTCGATGGTGTCGATGTCGGTAGCGTGGATGTCGGTAGCGTCTCTCTCATCTCGTGACGATCGCCTCTCACGACGTCGGCATCGGAACCGGATTCAGTCGTCCTCCGCCGGCGCGATCGGGTCGTACCGGTCGAGAACCTGCTGTCGACTCTCGAGGTCGAGCGATTCGCCGTCGTACTCGGCCACCTCGGCGAACAGCTCGTCGACGTACTCCACGTCGGTGCCGACGTACGCGCCGATCACGTAGATGGCGACGTTCAGCGGCAGGCCGATGATCGCACCGGTGAAGCCGGCCAACTCGGCGATCGGGCCGCCGACGCTCGGCGCGAGCAGGAAGTTGATCCCGTAGGTGGTGGTGAGTCCGACGACGATCCCGGCCAGCGCCGCGGTCGCGTTTCCGCGCTTCCAGATGAGCCCGAGCGCGATCGGCGGGAACAGGTGGACGATTCCCTCGTAGGTCCAGATGGCGATCCGGGCCAAAAGCGGCAGGTCGAGCGTCGCCAGGTAGTAGGCCACGAGGACCCACGCCACGATGACCACCCGGGAGACGTTGACCGCCTTCCCGGTCGAGATGTCGGGTTTGAGCTCCTTGACGACGTTCCAGGAGACGACCACGCCCATCGTGGCGAGCTGGGAGTCGATGCTCGACATCCCGGCGGCCAGTACGATGATGCCGACGCCCGCGAGCAGTAGGGGACCGCCGGCGGCCTCGGCCATCACGAAGAACGCGCTTTGGCCGGCTTCCGCGGCCTCGGGAACGAGCCCGACGCCAAGCCCGAGCACGAGCACCATGAAGGAGGTGACGGTGACGAGGATCGGCGCGCCGACCGCGACCTTCTTGACCTCCGTGACGTCCTTCGCGAGGAAGATCCGATTGAAGATCTCGAGCCAGGCGTACCCGCCGATCGTCCCGGTGAGGATGATCGACGCCCAGTAGCCCGTCGATCCCTGGACGGTGAGCAGCTCGGACTGTTGGGTCGCGACCTGATCGAGCAGCGGGCCGAAGCCGCCGAAGAGGGCGTTCGAGATCCACACCAGCGCGATGAAGACGATCACCGTCGAGATGATCCCCTGCACGAAGTCGGTGACGACGACGCTGCGCATCCCCGAGAACACGATGTATCCGAGGACGACCGCGGTGATGATCCCCATCCCGACGTCGAAGGAGATGGTCCCGTTCGTCGCCTCGTACATCAACATTCCGAAGGTCTTGATCGAAAGGACCTGCCAGGGCGCGCCGATGACGATCGCGCCGATCGCGACGAGGACGGCCAGCGTCGGGGAATCGAACCGGAGGCGGATGAAGTCCGGCATGTTGTAGAGGTCGTGGAGCTTGCCCCACTTCCAGATCCGCGGCGCGATCGCGTAGTAGACCACCAGTCCGGCGATCGTGTACAGGACGATGTAGAAGGCGATGGCGCCGCTTGTGCCCGCCATCGCGAACCAACTCGTGTAGAAGCTCGCGATGATCCACGTCGCGAGGACGGTGAACAGCATCATCCACCACGGGTACGAGCGTCCGGCGACGGCGTACTCCTCCATCGTCTGGTCCCGGAGGCGGCCGTACACGAGCACGACCGCCGCCAGAAGTCCCAGGTACGCGAACAACAGGATGGCCGGAAGGACGTCCGAGATCGCCATCAGACGAGCTCACCCCGCTTGGCTTCGACCCAGTACAGTGTCGCGAGGCCGAGCGCGATCAACACGCTCACCAGGAACACCCAGAACAGCACGAACGAGAGGCCGAACACGAACGGTTCCATCCGGTTGAAGAAGCTGAAGAACGGCGGCATCACGGTCGCGAACAGGACGACGAAATACACCCCGAAGGCGAATACCACGGTTCGACGATCGAGGCTCGTGATGAATCCGGTTATCGGTCCGTTCGACGTGTTGCGTGTCGTTGACATGCTTCGAAACGTCCGATCCGAAAGCAGGGTTATAAATCTATTTGGTAATTGAACAGGATTCGAACTGAGCGGATAGAGCGACTCACAGACCGAACACTTCGAACGATATACAGATCGTAGCTCACAGTTCCGGCCGTCCGGAGCCGGCGACTCCCGACACAACCGATGTCAGATGCTGGAACAGTTTCCAGTCGTCGGAGACCGGTCGATGAAGGTTTATTACCATTGACTCACGACCTATGGGTATGCTCCACAACCGCGGTCCGCTACTCACGATCGACGTCGGAGACAGGGAGACCTCAGAGGAGGACATCGCCGAGATCAACGAACGGTACATCGGGGGGCGGGGCGTCGGGACCCGGCTCGCGCACGAGCGGATCCCGTTCGACGCCGACCCCCTGGGTCCGGAAAACCGGCTCGTGTTCACGACGGGGCCGATGCAGTCGTCGACGATGAGCTTCACCGGGCGGATGAACGTCACCGGCGTCTCGCCGCTGACCGACGGTCTGCTCTCGAGCAACGCCGGCGGCTTCATGTCCCGCAACTTCGCCGACACGGGATACAGCGCGGTCGAAATCACCGGCGAGAGCGACGAGCTGATCGCCGTTCACGTCCGCGACGACGGGATCGAGTTCGAGGCCGTCCCCGAGCTGGCCGGCGAGACGGTCGGCGACACCGTCGCCCATCTCGAGGCGGAACGCGGCATCACCGCCGACCAGACCGCCATCATCGGCCCGGCCGGCGAGAACGGGGTCCGGTTCGCCTCCATCATGACCTCCGAGGAGCGCGCGTTCGGCCGCGGCGGGCTCGGGGCGGTCCTCGGGGCGAAGAACGTCAAGGCGATCACCTTCGAGGGCGACTCGGCGCCCGAGATCGAGATCCCCGCCACCCAGATGGAGGTCCACCGCGAGGCCGCCACCGACGACAACATCATGAAGCGGCAGGGGACGGTGGCCGTGATGGACCTGGCCAACGCGATGGAGGGGCTCCCCTCCTACTACTTCTCCGAGCGCGAGTTCGCGGGCGTCGAGGGGATCAACGGCTCGGCCGTCGAGGAGAAGAAGTACAAGAAGGGCACCTGTTCACAGTGTGCCTTCGCGTGCAAGCTTCCGACGCGGGACGAGGAGCGCGGGGTCGAGACCGAGGGTCCCGAATTTGAGGTCGCGATGGCGTTCGGATCGAACTCCGGCGTCGACGACATCGTCGACGTGATGCAGTCGAACGAGCTGTGTGACCAGTACGGCCTCGACGCGATCTCCGCCGGCAACACCGTCGCTGCCTACCTCGCCAGCGAGGACGAGTTCGGGAACGTCGACCTCATCCACGAGACCGTCGAGAAGATCGCCCGCCGTGAGGGCGTCGGCGACCTCCTCGCGGAGGGCATCGCGAGGTGCCACGACGAGCTCGGGGTCGGGAACTGGTCGGTCAAGGGAATGGACTTCGCGGCCCACGAGGGACGCGTCCTCCACGGACAGGGGCTCTCGTACGCCGTTTCCAACCGCGGCGCGGACCACATGTACGCGACCTTCTACTCCGTCGAGTATCCCCTCGTTCCCGAGGAGGACGCCCTCGATCCCGAGGGAACGCTCGGCAAGGCCGACCGCCTGGTCGAGCGCGAGAACATGATGGCGCTCAACGACGCGGGCGTCGTCTGCAAGTTCTCCCGGGACTACATGAGCCCCGACCGCTACGAGGCGCTCTTCGGCGCGGACTTCGAGGACCTCCTCGCGGTCGGCGGCCGGATCGTCACCCTCGAGCGCCACTTCAACAACCAGCGCGGCGTCGACCGCGAGGACGACACGCTCCCGTACGACCTGCCGGACCTCGAGGAGGCCCTCGGGGAGTACTACGACGCCCGCGGCTGGGAGGACGGCGTCGTTCCCGACTCGGCCGTGCCGGCCTGACGCGGCGCCTCCGAATTCCTACGTCTCCTCGGCGACGCCGCACCAGTCCATCGCCGTGAGCGCGATCGCCTGTGCGGTCTCGACGAGCGAGTCGATCTCGACGTGTTCGTCGGCGCCGTGTGCGTTCGCCCCGCGCGGGCCGAGCGAGATCGCCGGGACGTCGTAGTAGAGCTGGTAGAACCGCTCATCGAGGCCGCCGAGCCCGCCGACGTACTCGGTCGTTCCGCCGGTGACCGCCTCGGCATGGTCGGTCGCCAGTCGAACGATCGCCTCCTCCGTGTCGACCTCGTGCGGGTCGGCGTTCCAGCCGAACCACTCGATCTCGGGCGGGTGCTCGCTGAGCCAGGGATCCTCGTCGGCGACCGCGGACACCGTCTCGACGATCTCGGCGCGAACCTCCTCGCTCGTCTCGCCGGGCGGCCAGCCGACGCGGCCGGTGAGGACCGCCTCGCCGGGGACCTTCGAGATCCAGTCGCCCGCCTCCATCACGCTGACGCTCAGGTTGGTCACGCTCCCCTCCGCCCGGGGGTCCTGGTTGACCGCCGGCTGGTACTCGGTCCGCTCCCGGCGCCGTTCGTCCAGGGCCTCGAGAGCCTGATAGACGCGAGTCGCGTGGCCGAGCGCGTTCTCGCCGGCGTACTTGAACGCGGTGTGTGCCGCCTCGCCGGGAACCGTAACCCGGAAGTAGGAGACGCCGGCGCCGGCGATCCCCACGTTGGGGATCCCGAACGGTTCGGCGATGATCGCGGCGTCGGGGCGGTACCCGCGCTCGAGCGCCGACAGCACCCCGCCGGTGCCGCCGGACTCCTCCTCGATCGTCGTCTGGAGGTGCAGGTCGCCCTCGAGGTCGACGTCGAGCTCCTCCAGGACCTCGAACGCGTGAACGAACGCCGCGATCCCGCCCTTCATGTCCAGGGTACCCCGTCCATAGACCCGCCCGTCCGCCACGGTCGTCTCCCAGGGGTCGTACTCCCAGTCGGCGACCGGGTTCGGGTTGACGACGTCGACGTGGCCGCTCAGCGTCAGCGAGCGTCCGTCGCCGCGTCCCTCCCGGGTCGCGACGAGGTTCTCGCGCCCCTCGTAGCCGTACTCCTCGTAGGAGACCGTCTCGAAGAAGCCCGGGTGATCGCGCAACCGCTCGATCGACGGCTCCCACGTGTCGATCTCGAGGTCGTGGTCGGCCAGACGGTCACGGATGACGGCCTGTGCCGGTCCTTCGCGCCCCGACACCGACTCCGCCGCCACGAGTTCCCCCAGAAAATCGAGCAGTCTATCCTGCGTTTCGGCTATCCGTTCGCGAACCTCCGTGTGCATACGATCGCCGTCCGTGTCGCGTGGGCATATACCTTGGTGCATCGGGACACGCAACCGGAACCGCTCGTCAGTTTCCACTCGCGTTCGATCACGGTCGGCCGCAGCGTTCGGTTCAGCTGCGCTCGGTTCGGGGACGGTCGGTTCGAGGACGGTCGGTTCGGGGACGGTCGGTTCGGGGACGGTCGGTTCGGTCGTCGGAATCGATTCGGCTGCCGGGATCTCGATGACCGAGGCTATCCGCTCCTCGTCTCCGATCCACATTTCCTTTCCGTCTGTCGTTCATATAAATTATATAAAGTAAACGTTTATCTCTACGCCGTGTTTTATATCGGACGATGTCCAAGGACTTTCCGCTTCCGGACGACTTGCCGGTTCCGGAGGACGACGGTGCGGCCGACCATCTGCCGGGAATGACCGTGCCCGACGTCTCGCTTCCGGCGACCGACGACGCGACGG
Proteins encoded:
- a CDS encoding ABC transporter substrate-binding protein codes for the protein MASRRRFVQAAGAVGTAAVAGCLGGGGTTELNVLTWEGYGTDAIVDAFESEHDATVNISLLSSDPEGLNILESGGTEDYDLLTLNNTWAARHAEAGTIEPLSPDDFPAMDNFLSEFQWPFSSFEYDDEMYALPTRWGWDTLTVNTNQVEEGHYDSYEVLWTGGPDGQYSNRMGIMDWPTWNIPKIAQTLGYPPFEQTDEQLDDVFDHLVQMFNQFTAIYSGTSAIRQAFLQEDIVISPVGNFTMSELRAEGNDWVNVVLPEQGGMQWTEGMCLVKDPSDRELAIEFMNTVISPEGQRSIAWEPAAKSPPVNTESFDLFSADEQEALMFTDEGFAAAEEIANRTTPYEFSPMTDQWTDMWEEAKAESSI
- a CDS encoding ABC transporter ATP-binding protein encodes the protein MSTKMDTHDPEESADTDHDEATDRDGGTALATNRAAATSTRGTVQLDALRKEFDDVVAVDGVNLEIEAGEFLTLLGPSGCGKSTTLRMISGLETPTDGTVSISGEDVTNLPANARNTSMVFQEWALFPHMTVEENISFGLEMDGVPEDERETRVTEALEMVELPGYHERPATELSGGQKQRVAMARAIVREPDVLLLDEPLASLDRKLRQHMQVELKEIQEQLGITFIYVTHDQEEALTMSDRIAVMNDGRIEQVGPTDSLYKSPETQFVATFIGETNLFEGTIDGGGTALETDDGPNVAIGEYPDHAGRSVGVSIRPEEVVLTPPGESRGYANEWAGTVTDAIYKGSLKVYQVDVDGHAFQVERQVNEEVDEFEAGDDVTVSFPVGACEVILE
- a CDS encoding amidase; its protein translation is MTDATDPTTEPTPRSARRLAAAIEDGEVTPAAAVDAAYDRIAATNDAINAFVQLREEEAREEAAAATEAVETGDPLGRLHGVPIALKDLDSFIEGLPCTYGSAVFEDAVPETTSVIVRRLQDAGAIVVGSTNSPEFGHLGDTSNPLFGTTGNPFDPTRTAGGSSGGSAAAVAAGTVPIALGSDAAGSIRIPASACGVYGLKPTTGLVPEASRPDALVSAAPFMSLGGLTRTVGDSALLLDVIAGMHPRDPISVSDEGADYVAATRRPIDDLSVAYSPDLGVFETEPEVTETVDDFADVLRSGGATVDRVDPDFDVSLATMRGAEITLFESTLASMAESIRRRQGIDLLGDHREELTPTFADRLENGYAHDAVAFKQADVVRTTVYDGLQDVLDEYDLLLTPTLACPPFEAGTMGPETIDGQPIDPYIDWLLTWPMNLSGHPAASVPAGLSESGLPIGAQLVGSRFDEETILAASAAAERRNPWAETYPDVEAIGR
- a CDS encoding sodium:solute symporter family protein, producing the protein MAISDVLPAILLFAYLGLLAAVVLVYGRLRDQTMEEYAVAGRSYPWWMMLFTVLATWIIASFYTSWFAMAGTSGAIAFYIVLYTIAGLVVYYAIAPRIWKWGKLHDLYNMPDFIRLRFDSPTLAVLVAIGAIVIGAPWQVLSIKTFGMLMYEATNGTISFDVGMGIITAVVLGYIVFSGMRSVVVTDFVQGIISTVIVFIALVWISNALFGGFGPLLDQVATQQSELLTVQGSTGYWASIILTGTIGGYAWLEIFNRIFLAKDVTEVKKVAVGAPILVTVTSFMVLVLGLGVGLVPEAAEAGQSAFFVMAEAAGGPLLLAGVGIIVLAAGMSSIDSQLATMGVVVSWNVVKELKPDISTGKAVNVSRVVIVAWVLVAYYLATLDLPLLARIAIWTYEGIVHLFPPIALGLIWKRGNATAALAGIVVGLTTTYGINFLLAPSVGGPIAELAGFTGAIIGLPLNVAIYVIGAYVGTDVEYVDELFAEVAEYDGESLDLESRQQVLDRYDPIAPAEDD
- a CDS encoding aldehyde ferredoxin oxidoreductase family protein, with the protein product MLHNRGPLLTIDVGDRETSEEDIAEINERYIGGRGVGTRLAHERIPFDADPLGPENRLVFTTGPMQSSTMSFTGRMNVTGVSPLTDGLLSSNAGGFMSRNFADTGYSAVEITGESDELIAVHVRDDGIEFEAVPELAGETVGDTVAHLEAERGITADQTAIIGPAGENGVRFASIMTSEERAFGRGGLGAVLGAKNVKAITFEGDSAPEIEIPATQMEVHREAATDDNIMKRQGTVAVMDLANAMEGLPSYYFSEREFAGVEGINGSAVEEKKYKKGTCSQCAFACKLPTRDEERGVETEGPEFEVAMAFGSNSGVDDIVDVMQSNELCDQYGLDAISAGNTVAAYLASEDEFGNVDLIHETVEKIARREGVGDLLAEGIARCHDELGVGNWSVKGMDFAAHEGRVLHGQGLSYAVSNRGADHMYATFYSVEYPLVPEEDALDPEGTLGKADRLVERENMMALNDAGVVCKFSRDYMSPDRYEALFGADFEDLLAVGGRIVTLERHFNNQRGVDREDDTLPYDLPDLEEALGEYYDARGWEDGVVPDSAVPA
- a CDS encoding ArgE/DapE family deacylase, translated to MHTEVRERIAETQDRLLDFLGELVAAESVSGREGPAQAVIRDRLADHDLEIDTWEPSIERLRDHPGFFETVSYEEYGYEGRENLVATREGRGDGRSLTLSGHVDVVNPNPVADWEYDPWETTVADGRVYGRGTLDMKGGIAAFVHAFEVLEELDVDLEGDLHLQTTIEEESGGTGGVLSALERGYRPDAAIIAEPFGIPNVGIAGAGVSYFRVTVPGEAAHTAFKYAGENALGHATRVYQALEALDERRRERTEYQPAVNQDPRAEGSVTNLSVSVMEAGDWISKVPGEAVLTGRVGWPPGETSEEVRAEIVETVSAVADEDPWLSEHPPEIEWFGWNADPHEVDTEEAIVRLATDHAEAVTGGTTEYVGGLGGLDERFYQLYYDVPAISLGPRGANAHGADEHVEIDSLVETAQAIALTAMDWCGVAEET